One genomic segment of Alphaproteobacteria bacterium HT1-32 includes these proteins:
- a CDS encoding lipoprotein ABC transporter permease encodes MRSGLLLFRLAVADLFHDRLVSLCQIIMAAAVVAPLLLLFALKHGIATTLLDELRANPETLRIRPVGSYRLGQDFFDEVRALPETAFLVPTTRAIATQIYLGRLATDDDLRPTLFDFQMLPSGTGDPLGDGKSLAPSRHVVSLSSRAAWQLQAKPGDTLRGIVERNRNGRPEPVTLELTVLSIVPEHIHLSASVFVHPDLLAAAERYRDGFAVPMFSWEGDKEWSPIETYASFRLYARELEDVESLSAKVRVHGIEVRTDADRIAGILALDRNLTALFIIVGAVAAAGLAGALMASMVAGVERKRRALAVLGLIGFRRNLLAAFPMWQAALLAAGGFVLSLGVYAIGATAVQQHFAPVLRDGQVALALESWHFAAAGLLTLMLAIPPALVTGFRAAGTEPSEALREI; translated from the coding sequence ATGCGTAGCGGACTTCTTTTATTCCGGCTCGCCGTTGCCGATCTGTTTCATGACCGGCTGGTCAGTCTGTGCCAGATCATCATGGCGGCCGCCGTGGTGGCCCCGCTGTTGCTGCTGTTTGCCCTGAAACATGGCATCGCCACAACCCTGCTTGATGAATTGCGGGCCAACCCGGAAACCCTGCGCATCCGCCCCGTTGGTTCTTACCGGCTGGGACAGGACTTCTTTGATGAAGTCCGGGCACTGCCGGAGACCGCTTTTCTGGTACCGACCACGCGGGCGATTGCGACACAGATCTATCTCGGACGCCTTGCGACAGACGATGACCTCCGCCCGACATTATTTGATTTCCAGATGCTGCCCTCCGGCACAGGTGACCCGCTGGGTGACGGCAAATCACTTGCTCCCTCCCGGCATGTGGTCAGCCTCAGTTCACGTGCCGCCTGGCAGTTACAGGCCAAACCCGGCGATACATTACGGGGGATTGTCGAACGCAACCGGAATGGCCGCCCTGAACCGGTAACGCTGGAACTGACCGTACTTTCCATTGTTCCCGAACATATCCACCTTTCCGCATCCGTCTTTGTTCATCCGGACCTGCTGGCAGCTGCCGAACGTTATCGCGATGGCTTTGCCGTACCCATGTTCAGCTGGGAGGGCGACAAGGAATGGAGCCCGATTGAGACCTATGCCAGCTTCAGGCTCTACGCACGGGAGCTGGAGGATGTGGAAAGCCTGTCTGCCAAGGTACGCGTACATGGCATCGAAGTGCGTACGGATGCAGACAGAATAGCCGGTATTCTGGCTCTTGACCGCAATCTCACCGCCCTGTTCATCATCGTTGGTGCTGTCGCCGCCGCCGGACTGGCCGGTGCCCTGATGGCCAGCATGGTGGCGGGCGTCGAACGTAAACGCCGGGCGCTGGCCGTGCTGGGACTGATCGGTTTCCGGCGCAATCTGCTGGCTGCTTTCCCCATGTGGCAGGCCGCACTGCTGGCCGCAGGCGGGTTTGTATTATCCCTTGGCGTCTATGCCATCGGTGCAACGGCTGTACAGCAGCATTTCGCACCGGTCTTGCGTGACGGACAGGTCGCGCTGGCTCTTGAAAGCTGGCATTTTGCTGCAGCGGGCCTGTTGACCCTGATGCTGGCCATTCCACCGGCACTGGTGACCGGTTTCCGGGCCGCCGGCACAGAACCATCGGAGGCGCTACGTGAAATCTGA
- a CDS encoding ATP-binding cassette domain-containing protein: protein MTSLQKSGSTRASTMMSITGLHWMKVQPPAMPSIPYLCLHCPDLMNEHSVGTSDPTPHLIDITGLVCRRGRGPDAFRLHVDRFQAKAGDRIAVVGPSGSGKSTFLDILALTLAPQTVEAFRLGVIDAGALWQAGDLAELAALRSQGIGYVLQTGGLLGFLSARENARLPLRLLGQPVTAADALLEKLGIAGIANRKPESLSIGQRQRVAIARALAHRPPIVLADEPTASLDATNAAQVMELLVTTAAELGCCVILVTHDAALAAQSGFTPVHCHTEAGSPVGRIDWT, encoded by the coding sequence ATGACCTCTCTGCAAAAGTCAGGCTCTACCAGAGCTTCCACGATGATGTCGATAACTGGGTTACACTGGATGAAGGTGCAGCCCCCGGCGATGCCGTCTATCCCGTACCTTTGTCTGCATTGCCCTGACCTGATGAACGAACATAGCGTCGGCACCTCTGACCCGACACCACATCTGATCGATATCACCGGCCTTGTCTGCCGCCGTGGCCGTGGCCCCGACGCCTTCCGGCTGCATGTTGACCGCTTTCAGGCGAAAGCCGGAGACCGCATTGCCGTGGTCGGACCAAGCGGGTCCGGCAAGAGCACCTTTCTTGATATTCTGGCTCTGACCCTTGCCCCTCAGACCGTTGAGGCCTTCCGGCTCGGCGTGATTGATGCCGGGGCACTGTGGCAGGCCGGTGACCTCGCAGAACTGGCGGCACTCCGTTCTCAGGGTATCGGCTATGTCCTTCAGACCGGTGGACTTCTGGGCTTTCTGTCTGCCCGCGAAAATGCCCGCCTGCCGCTTCGCCTGCTGGGCCAGCCGGTAACTGCGGCTGATGCACTTCTGGAAAAGCTCGGCATTGCCGGTATTGCGAACCGCAAACCGGAGAGCCTGTCGATTGGCCAGCGCCAGCGCGTCGCCATCGCCCGGGCACTGGCGCATCGCCCTCCCATCGTGCTCGCGGATGAGCCGACGGCATCACTCGACGCGACCAATGCCGCTCAGGTTATGGAACTTCTGGTGACGACTGCCGCAGAACTGGGATGTTGTGTTATTCTGGTTACCCATGACGCCGCACTGGCGGCCCAATCCGGATTCACCCCTGTCCATTGCCATACGGAAGCGGGCTCTCCGGTTGGCCGGATTGACTGGACCTGA